Genomic segment of Passer domesticus isolate bPasDom1 chromosome 4, bPasDom1.hap1, whole genome shotgun sequence:
TTTTAACTTTGTTGATGCTCgcactttttcttttccagttaaATACATAGTGATTTTCACATCAGATGCTTAATACTGACATTTCAAAATCCAGATGTTTCCTGTCAGTTAGCAAATATGAAATGCTCTATTTTCTTGCTGAAAATGTATGCCAAAACCAAACACTCCCCATGTAGTGTGCTGATTCCATTATTTGATAGGCTCTTTCAATTAAAGTTTAACATGCCACAAGTGCACATGGATTCCTTGAGCAAAAGGGTATTCCAGGAGATTGCACAGCCTAGTTTTAGAACCTTTAGGCTAATTCAGGCCTATGACTACAACTGAAATTTACTGCACTTTTGTGTGGATAACCCAGGCTTCTTGGAAACTGAAAGTACCAGGAAACAAATCACTGGGTAACTCACCCTGTGTCAGATAACAAGCATGAAATCAGGCAGAAAAACTACAGGAAGACAAGAGAGTCAAAACTCCCTCGCTGCTGCAGTATCACATGTTTCTTCAGAGACAATCTGGGACTTACATACATGAAAATGCTGCCTATATATCTTGATAAAGGAAGAACTTGCTTTTCACGTGGGCAATTAAAAGACAAAGCCCTAAAATACTAACCTGAACATTCTGTCATTACCTATAACAAACTTCTGAATTGAAATGGTGAGATGAATTTGAGCATGGGGAagttcttttttcctcccactAAAAAAACTGGGAATACTGAAAGTTTCTATAAACACTCCATCTTCGATAAAACTGCTTTTTCAATAGAGCAGTAACAGATATACTCAAATTCCAGTCTATGTTTGCTCTCCCAGAACCCAGTGGAAACTGGACAGTGATCTGTGCTTCAGTTTTCTGTTAAAGTGGCTGACCCTGCATTAAAACTCAGTGCTCCACTTACCTCAAAATTGACGTGACCATTGGGAAGGCGATTGGCAGAACCCTCATTGAGGAAGTAAATGTCTTTGATCAAGAGGCTGAAGAAAGGTATCACGATCTAGGGAGAGAGCAGCATTGTTATCAGTCCAGTCCTGAATCAAGACACAATAGTctacagagaaaaatgaaaggaagtCAGGTGATACAGAAGGTAAGCACAATACAGAAGGACTAAGGATTCTACATCTTTACACAAAAACTGTGCATGCACTACATTTTAAATACAAGTCTCTCCACAAAGTCATCCATTTCTATGGCATGTCTTTCTTgttctcattttttctttctttcttgcagATTCCAGAAGATAAATGATCAGAGGCCTTCTTACATGTAATTCCTGCAGGGTGTCTCATAGTGTAGCTTTCCCTCTTGACAGGACTTGCTTGGTAAACGAGGGGAGATGCACACTGAAGCACAGCAGGGAATATTGGGGTAGCAGCACAAATGGTTTGAGCTACAATTCCCTGAGCTCATGCAAGTCATGGAACCTTGGTACTGACTGGCTTAAAATGAAGCATTTCCTGCCAAGTGaacaaagtattttctttgGAGAATGCTGGAGAACTTTACttaaaatgtttctattttaattttcatcctATGGAAGTTTTCACAGCTACACATACAGCTTATTACAACTGGGGATAAAACAAATAGCACTTATTATTTACATAGAACACTTCACTGCACCATATTTCAATATCTCTAAGTTCTTTCTTTGAAGCCTTAAAATTGACTTTTCTCTGAAAAGAAGTAAGCCTCTTCCATTTCTGGTGCTTTGAATGATATGTGAACAGATCCTTAGGACTCAGAAAGACATTCCATGTATAACAACAGTGTAGATCAGCAGACTGCACGTGGATTTGCTTCATCTGCCTGGTAGTTTATTCCATGTACTCCAAGATCACGTTTATTCAACACAGCATGAATTTCTAATATCATAAGGAGTTGATGAGCAACTGCTTCCAAGtagggagcagctgggaagcTATTTGATTTCTTTCCACAAGAACTACCACTGAGATTCTGCACCTAAAGACTATACACAGGAAGGGAATGCCATAACTCTGCCTAGATTTGAGGTTTAGAATACCTTTTATGACTAAGTTTTAAAGCCTCTCCACCTTAAGCCATGAATTACTGGAAGTTTAGCACAAGCAGGAGCTTTAAGAACAAATTACTAGCAACCTCATGTCAGTCCTTGGCCTTTCTGTTTGTGGTATGGGTTTGTGAGATAGAGGTGTCTGTCGAACAGAAATGAGCTGAGGCAATGTATTTATTTCACATAAATAATCAAAGTGATCATTTAATGTTTGGACTTTCAGCCAGCACCAAACTGATCTGGCAGCTTTTTATAAGCCCAGCAGGGATAGAGTTGCTGAGAATGAGAATTCCATGATAAAGGTTTACCATGCAACTTAACAAGGCACATTTCCTTTTTGCCCACTGCCAAGTCATTTGCAAACACAccttctctctgctgctgtgagctgtCAGGGACCTCTGAGTGGCTCCACGCAGAGCAGTTCGGTAATTGTAAAAATTGCTGGAAGGGTCCATCTGATGCTGCAAGGCATGAAAAGATGCAAATAATGAATGAGGTACACACAATCCTTTTTCAACTGAGCAACTCTTAAATAGGAAAAGGTCTTCTAAACAGCCCCACAAATGCAGCTTTGTAGAGGACTGAGATATTGCTCTGTCTGTTCATTTGATCAGAAaaccttattttttaaaatgtccatTCAGCACAACAAGGGACCCAATATATTCTCTTGGACAAATCACAAACTCATATAGTGCTGCACCTGCATGATCTTTGACAAAAGTCAGCTGGACAAAATCCACTAAAAGCATAAATATACTAAATTAAATGTCATAATGAAGCCAAACTCACATTTTTGAGCAGTTAAAAGTAACATGGTGTTAACAGCCTCCTGTCCAAATATTAGCCAAACTTACCTCAAGAATATCAAATTTGGCTGTCTTCACTTTTGCCCAGGTTTTCTTTAATCGAGACACAGGACTCATATTCATGCCAGCTTGACATAAGAGATAGAGATTGTtgtaatatttaaaagaaaaaaatctttcaggTAGCTTGGACCAATAAGTATTTATAAAGCAAAGAATCTATTACTGGttctttttcatattttcaatGGAGCTACTCAAGAAATCAGTCATTGTTTCCTTCAAATTCCAAACTAACCTTGGAAACAAAATCTTCATCTCTTACAGAATGAAAGCTCTAAAAAAATGCTATGACATTATTTAATGTGGATTTGACAAAACATGTATATCCAAGAGAAAAGCTCAAATGAGTGTTCTGAACACCATCTCTTACACAATTCATTGAAAACTACACATAACTAAAAAGTTTTCacatttcaaatgaaaaaaattcttcccagtATTTTCCTACCAGCTATAAAGAGGTGTGGAATTTTTAAACAACTAGGACGTGACAGAAATGATGGAAGACATTTCAATTCTCCATATTACAGGGAAAGTTACTATTCCAATTTAGCACTGAAGTTGATTTAAAAAAGTGGGGACTTAGGTCTCTGAAGAGTTGCAAAGAAAACTTTGGTTTACGCCGACTTTATACTACACACAACAGTGTTGAGCAGCTTCATGCTGCTCACCAAGCTCAGCAGTAGACTTCTGTGTGAAGCACTCTGCTTCCTTTATCCAGATTTAAAAAGGGATAAAATAACATCTCAGCACACATACTTACAAATAATAGCCATTAAGGAATTGAAGTTGCCGATGTTAAAACATTCCCGTGCCACATCGATGAAATATTCTATCACTCTTGCTCTGTGCTTCTTCTTCACAGGCTGCAAGAGATGCATTTGTAGGGTTATGATCAGCAGGAAAACAGCACTTGGACACATCCccaaagaaaaaagaaccctGTTAAAAGTCTTTTCCACATGTACCACAGCTTCACACTATCCTTAACACGCAGAGGAAGTTACACTATTGTGTTCAGAAGCATTCAGGACAGCAAGGACAAACCAGATCCCGGGCAGGCAGAGAGCAAGGACAACAGGCAAAGAGGCTCTGCCAAGAAGAAGGATATGAAGAACAGCAGAGCAGAGTAGAGGGTCAGCCAGAGGAGAGAATGTGCCTCAATTCACAAGGGCCTTCCAGAGGAGAGAACAGCAGGCCAGACATGCTCACGTACCAAGAAGGGCTAACGCAGAATAAATCATCACTGTCACACGAACAAGGCTGAGGCACCACAATAATGCTAAAAACACTGAACTTATTTCCTCTTCAGACGTGCTCTGACTGCATCCAAATGTCAACACTTACAGAACCAAGCCAATGAAAAGTCCAAAAGGCACCAAACTCGAAAAGGCTTCACAGTTTTAGataactaaacaaaaccttccagCACAAAAATCCCTTGCTCACCATACAGATTTCTGTTGCAACCAAGTAACTGAGCCTGTTAAACCACTCCACATAGGCTTCAAGATTCCGAGTCTTCTTTCCATCTCCGTAGCAGCTCTacagacagaaataaaatagcAACTTTTAGCACCATTTTAATCTTTTCCCTGGGAGATCTTTTGGCTTTCTGCCTTGCCATTCCCAAACACTGTAAAGTAACTAGGAATAACTCAAATTACCCAAAGTGACAAAAAACCTTAgagggaaagcagcagtggTACTATTCAAGCATGTGTAAATTCCTTCTGAGCTGTGGGTCCAGTAAAGCACTCCAGCAGGCATGTGGAATGCTTTAAGTCCTACTGGGATGCTTTAAGGAGCTAAGACAGACTTATGCAAAGAATCAGGGATAAACATCTGCATAAAGCTCCCTTGAATGTGCACACTGTTTCAGTCTTTACTCCAGTCTCTCTGATAGAGCAGATAAAACATTAGGCTCTCTGCAAGTGCAGCATGAAAACAGAGGTCAGGCACATGTTTGGCTGTTGATGATAAATGGACATACTGCATCCTAAGTTTGGGAGATCAGCTCTACCATTTTGATGGGATTATCCCTTTCCTAAGCAGTGCTATGCTGTATCACCTTGGAATCATTCCCACACTACATCTCAGGGCTACCTAAAAATGGGTGGACAGCAGTTTCAGTGATCTCTATCTGGAAAAACAATTCCAGAGACCATCTGACTGAACATCAAATTGTAAACTTGCATCATTCTATTCTGTTAGTCAGTTTAAAGATAATTCAAGTTTTAATGGACTGACTCTGTCACAGTTTATTTACAGAAGTTAAGTCATCTtgaaaaatataagaaattaaGTCATTTTGAAAACAGCACTCAAAGAGATGACAAGTCCATCACTGCTGGTTAAAAACACTGCATATTTGCCCTCCATCTCACATAGATCTAGAGCCCTCTGTGGTCTTTTTGTTATGTCTACTTGCTCTACCTGCAAATTCCCCCATGTGCCACTTGGCTGCAAAGAGTTCAGTTTACTAGAAAGGAAGAACAGATGTTGAAAATGAATAATGCAGAAGGCAAAGTTAAACTCAGCTTCTTCCAGCTGCAGGCCACGTAAATGGCCTGGGGAAAACGTTCACAGGATTAAGTTCTCCCTTTGCTTAAGTCAGAAAACCCAGGAAATGTGTTCATTTAAGTCAGTTTGTTGGCTAAGTTATCTattccagaaagaaaaaaaaaacattaacaaAATGTTTAATGGGAATACTAAAGCTTGTTTTCTACTGGTCCTCATTTATTGCTGGACCTCACTTCCAGCTCATAGTGCACCTGATGGTACAGAGTTGCTCCAGATCTGCTCCCATTACCTTGTCATTATTCAAAGGGTCCTTTTGCACAAATGCCTGGATAAATTCTTCTGGTCCAATATAATTGAGTCTCTCCTAAATAAAGCACAGAAGCAGCCAAGTCATATCCCCTGTTAACCTGCACTTCAAAAAGAGGGGAGGGATGAAGTCATCCCGGGGAGTGGAACAACTCACGAGCTCTATGTGCGTCAGCTGCTGAGCCAACACATAGGGATCATTGCAGACTGTGATTATGTCCCTCTGCATGGACTGGGGCTTGGTCTTCAGGAGCGTGAGGCGATCTGTGGATGTGGTGGCATCAATTTTGGCAAGCACCTCCTCGTACTGGGTAACTGCGGCCAGCTTCCGAATCAggttctgcaggagctgctgcacgTTCTTCCGGTACATCTGTTTCAACATCAAACAATCAGAAAGCACCTCCAAAATGTGAGAAGACAGCATTCAAATCCGCATGACTCCACAAGAGATAGATGCTGACATCTGTACTTGTTGTCAAGATAAGCTCTATTATGTGAATCTGTAATATTAGCATCTCATCagaccaaaaggaatccagctGAGGGTTTAGGCAATGATTGTCTCACACTGTCAATATCAACCCAGTTAGCTCAAAGAAAAGATGTGTTCAATCCACTCCCTGAAAAGCACCAACCACCACTGGAGGAAATACAAGAAGTAAAAATACTCAATCTTCTACTGCTTATGaccacagaagaaaaacaaaaacgtGGCCACTCAGTGACAAAGGGCCTGCTTCTCTCTGCAGCAAATCATGACCAGTTTCACCAAAGACAGAGCTCAAACTTGCAGTGAATctgaggaaaaggagaagaTAATAAAACCACTTCTCTCTTCTTTTGCCTTTGCAGGCCTTTCCATGTAGTGATTTAAGTTACCGGGAGAGACAATTTAAAGTAGGAGCAGAACTCAACTCTTAAGTAGATAGATCTGTGTAGCCAAGGGGGTTACTCTTCCAGATTCCACATATCATCCTAAAGCCATTAAATGAAAAACTAAGTGGCTTAAAAAGGGATCATCCAAAAACTATTGTTTGCACACTATAGTATGATCAGTCCAAGGCAGCAATATTTCCTTTATTCTGATGAATCTTGGCCTTTTCTCCAAAGATTTTTCCAAATATGTTGTTTTAAAGGAAAGATATGTTACTGTGGTGAGAGGTTTGACTCTTACTACCAGCTCTTAAAAGAACTGGAAGTGGAATTCAGGAAGTGGAATAAGAAGCTATAAGTAGAACTGTAGTGAACAAGAGTCGGAAACTACTTCCTTTGTGTCCTTTAAGGTAATGACTCACAAAAATCCAAGTGATCTGTAGAAAAGCAAGGTCAAGGAAGTTGCCATTTACTGCTCCAAGCAGTTCACAATAAAACAAGTCAATTTACTGCAGTGCTTGCTTTAACTTTGTCTTTCTAAAGGAAACATCAAAgtcaaaaaaaacctcaaagctACAGCTAGAAAGGATTTATAGTTCTCTGAGTAAGATTGCTCCCTTTGCACAGTTTCTAGCAGCTTTGTACATCTGCCTTTCCCTTCAATAGACGATTTCACTGTTTAAACTGTCTGTAGTGCCAGAAACTTCATTGCAGACAACCCTTCCCTCTTCTCATTTCATTCTTCCATCCATCAGCTCAGCTTCCTCCAGGCTAAgcagctctttttctttgtgCCAGTGAGTATTT
This window contains:
- the RASGEF1B gene encoding ras-GEF domain-containing family member 1B yields the protein MPQTPPFAAMFDSSSYNRNLYQTKEDNCGGLYYHDNNLLSGSLEALIQHLVPNVDYYPDRTYIFTFLLSSRLFLHPYELMAKVCHLCTEQQRLREPGLDKNWTQKIAPKILQLLTEWTETFPYDFRDERMMRNLKELAQRIASGDEMYRKNVQQLLQNLIRKLAAVTQYEEVLAKIDATTSTDRLTLLKTKPQSMQRDIITVCNDPYVLAQQLTHIELERLNYIGPEEFIQAFVQKDPLNNDKSCYGDGKKTRNLEAYVEWFNRLSYLVATEICMPVKKKHRARVIEYFIDVARECFNIGNFNSLMAIISGMNMSPVSRLKKTWAKVKTAKFDILEHQMDPSSNFYNYRTALRGATQRSLTAHSSREKIVIPFFSLLIKDIYFLNEGSANRLPNGHVNFEKFWELAKQVSEFMTWKQVECPFERDWKILQYLLSVPVFSDDALYLASYESEGPENHIEKDRWKTLRSALLGRV